Proteins encoded in a region of the Nocardia asteroides genome:
- a CDS encoding Ppx/GppA family phosphatase, with protein sequence MSDRVAAVDCGTNSIRLLIADVLGDGRLTDVHREMRIVRLGQGVDATGSLAPEAIERTRAALADYAALMREAGVSRVRMVATSATRDAANREDFFAMARAELGAVVAGAEAEVITGDEEARLSFAGAIGELSEAAGPFVVVDLGGGSTELVFGDSAGVRAAFSADIGCVRITERCLAGNPSTADQIAAARAFATERLTEAFTHVPVEGAHTWVGVAGTMTTLAAVALDLPEYDSGRVHLTRLTMDQVHEVCDRLIAMDHDQRAALGPMHPGRVDVIGGGAVITEVLAEELSRRAGISELVVSEHDILDGIALSIA encoded by the coding sequence ATGAGTGACCGGGTTGCCGCCGTGGATTGCGGCACGAACTCCATCCGACTGCTGATCGCCGACGTGCTCGGCGACGGCCGCCTGACCGACGTGCATCGCGAGATGCGGATCGTCCGTCTCGGTCAGGGGGTCGACGCCACGGGCTCGCTCGCGCCGGAGGCGATCGAACGCACCCGCGCCGCGCTGGCCGACTACGCCGCGCTGATGCGCGAGGCGGGCGTCTCCAGGGTGCGGATGGTGGCCACGTCCGCCACCCGGGACGCCGCCAACCGGGAGGACTTCTTCGCCATGGCCCGCGCCGAACTCGGCGCCGTGGTCGCGGGCGCCGAAGCCGAGGTGATCACCGGTGACGAGGAGGCGCGGCTGTCGTTCGCCGGCGCGATCGGCGAACTGTCGGAAGCGGCGGGTCCCTTCGTCGTGGTGGACCTCGGCGGCGGATCGACCGAGCTGGTGTTCGGCGACAGCGCCGGTGTGCGCGCCGCGTTCTCCGCGGACATCGGCTGCGTCCGGATCACCGAGCGGTGCCTGGCGGGCAACCCGTCGACCGCCGATCAGATCGCGGCGGCGCGCGCCTTCGCGACCGAACGGTTGACCGAGGCGTTCACTCACGTCCCGGTGGAGGGGGCGCACACCTGGGTCGGCGTGGCGGGCACGATGACCACCCTGGCCGCGGTAGCGCTCGATCTCCCCGAGTACGACTCGGGGCGGGTGCATCTCACCCGGCTGACCATGGATCAGGTGCACGAGGTCTGCGACCGCCTGATCGCCATGGACCACGATCAGCGCGCCGCGCTCGGCCCGATGCATCCGGGCCGGGTCGACGTGATCGGCGGCGGTGCGGTCATCACCGAAGTGCTCGCCGAGGAACTGTCCCGGCGCGCGGGCATTTCCGAGCTGGTCGTCAGCGAGCACGACATCCTCGACGGCATCGCCCTGTCCATCGCCTGA
- a CDS encoding SRPBCC family protein: MVHVEITVPTTPEQVFAVLADGWLFCAWVVGATHIRDVDDEWPAAGSELHYSVGVWPFTAEDTTQVVSVDPPHMLELEAKFSPLGSAWIRLELVETVPGETEIRMYEHAKRGLGTLVPNVLQEVLLVPRNKESLSRLADIAVGKARRAAHTGTAVRAGAETHAEIKLDGNAPRS, from the coding sequence TTCGCCGTCCTGGCCGACGGCTGGCTGTTCTGTGCTTGGGTGGTCGGCGCCACGCACATCCGAGACGTCGACGACGAATGGCCCGCCGCCGGTTCCGAGCTGCACTACAGCGTGGGAGTCTGGCCGTTCACCGCGGAGGACACCACGCAGGTCGTCTCGGTGGACCCACCGCACATGCTCGAACTCGAGGCCAAGTTCTCGCCCCTCGGCTCGGCGTGGATCCGCTTGGAACTCGTCGAGACCGTGCCCGGTGAAACCGAGATCCGGATGTACGAGCACGCGAAACGGGGATTGGGCACGCTGGTGCCCAACGTGCTGCAAGAGGTCCTTCTGGTGCCACGGAACAAGGAGTCGCTTTCCCGGCTCGCCGATATAGCGGTCGGCAAGGCGCGCCGGGCGGCGCACACCGGCACCGCGGTTCGCGCCGGAGCCGAGACGCACGCCGAGATCAAGCTGGACGGAAACGCCCCGCGGAGCTGA